The genomic region GAGTTTTATTGATTGTCATATAACTTCGTTAGTTGTATTTCGAGTGTATAGTAGAGATTTTGTGCTTCTTAGGTTGTATATATGGGTTATTTAAATATTAAAGCGTATATAGATGTTACTTGTGTCACAATTTTAGGTAAATGATACTAGAAACCTTtggaaaatatataaaaatatatatatatataattagcttgcgcctcgggtacgaaaagcccGTCGCTTTTGCGCTTTGCACTTCGCGCCTCggttttagacctcgtcgcttttgtgtgcctctcgctttttaaaaccaagtttatGACCCAAACCCGTTTAGCCCCAACCTTATATCATGTGGGATCGGAAATGTTTGCCCTTTGTAAAATTGACctatttttagtttttaacaCGAACATGTTTTTGACTCCTAATATAATTGAAATCTAAACCGACCTAATTTCAATTCTGAAATAATTGAAGACTTACAGATGAAGCACGGGATTACTGGATAAGTGTCGAAGTTTTAGGAGTAGATATAAttgaaattaattaattaaattagtTAATTGGTTTCTTTATTTGAGTCGTATTAGGAAGTTATTTGGATCATAATCTGAGTTCGTATCTGCTGGTTCTGAGTTTCCCAGTTTAACAGAAGTCGTTTATTTTTTGTTGCCAGTATGGACAAAGAGTCGATGGACAAGCTGGTTGAAGCTTCTGCTGCTGAAGCTGAAGCTGCAAACGCTGTCTGGCAAGCTGCACAGGCACAGGCTGCTAATGGTGATCCATCTGTAGCGGACGATAACTCACAGCCTGCAGAGAGCTGTTCAGATGGTAGTGATGGAGAGGGCGATGTTCGACTTCATCCAAGAGCTGTatgttttctcatttagattttgtgtatttaattaaaattaaaatttatgcTTCTTTAGAGTTAACCAAAAGGAATAGTTAATATGTATAATAGGGTTACATCGGGCTCTGTATAGAGAGAGAATAATACTTCAATTGGATGCGTTTTAGATATCTTAACTTGTGTTTTTATGTTTGTTGACACTTATTTTGGGACCAGGAAGTACAATAATAATCTAATCTAAATTATTATATGTAACAAAAGAGGATGTCTTAGGAATAGTACCAAGACGCAACCtcttttattttattgtttttctttgttaaatttacaaaaatgccatccaatggttttctttttttttttgtgtattcaaCCCTTCAATTTTTAGTATTGCCACTTACATCCCCTCAGCTTtctaaaaactttgtaaaatgtcattttgaccCCCTCAAGTTTTACGTGCTTATTCTTATGTACGTGGGTcagatataatatgttttcatgcttatttttatgtacgtttttggTTGGTCTATGTATTGTTCGGACAcgagttgggtcaaatataatacgttttcactaggtggtataaatttgagttacttTATGTTTCGACCGCACCACAATGCGTGGTACCATTCTTTAACGtaaaaaacactattttcttatttgcttatttttaagtacGTTTCGTTATAAAtccaagttggtttacgtttcaACGTAAATTTTCTCAGTAATGAGTTTGAGCTATTTTAAATTTCAACATAGTTTGGAGACCATCACACTacattttcgtgcttattttcatGTGCATTTTCAGTTGGCCTACGTTTTGACGCAAATTTTGTTCGAAAACGAGTTGGGTCAAATATTTGATGGTATAAGTTTGAGCTATTTTAAATTTCAACGCCACCACAACGCGTGGCGGGTCAAAATACTAGTTTGTGAATAAAGCGATAAAAGTGGTGGTATGCATTTTTAATCAAGTTTGGGAAAATTTAAACCTGCTTTATCCTTGGGTAATGGCTATAGTTTTTAATTAGACTGATATGTGATTAAACGTAATGCTAATAAATTTATTCATAAGTAAAAAGGTGTGCATATTGTCTTCTCTAAGCTGACgttagtataatataatatatacaaTGCAGGTTGTGGTTGCCAAAGAGGCGGTAGGTAACCTTGGTGGATTGGTAAGACAGCTGTCATTGGATCAATTTGAAAACGAGAGTAGACGAATGATTCCATTGCAAAATGACACGTCGCCCTCTGCTAAAAAGTTTACAAGGCAAAAGTCACCACAAGGCTTGCATAAGAAGGTAAGATAAAATTTAGAGTacaatgccattttcgtcccctgaggtttggccagttttgcatctttcgtccaaaggtttgttttttcgcatctggatcatTAAGGTTttaaatcttgccattttcatccggctcgttaactccatccatttttgtCTGTTAactcaggggtatttttgtcttttttgttaacttaaagggcaatttggtcttctTCACTTTGTGTAAAAGCATTTCGCATAATGTACAAGTACTCAAAAGACTGAATTGCcatttaagttaacaaaaaagacgttAATACCCCTGAGTTAACAGAGAAAaacggatggagttaacgagccagatgaaaatggcaagatttcaaaccttttggatccagatgcgaaaaaacaaacttttgaaacctcagggacaaaaatgacattttactctaaaatataTTATAGTGAAAGACAAGATTCTTGTGATGGTAGATAGTAATATTTGATCTATTTGCAGGTTATATCAACATTACTTAGGCCTAGAAACTGGAAACCTCCGGCTAACAGGCGGTTTTTTCTTGATTCTTATGAAGTTGGAGAGCTATGTTATGCTGCTGAACAGATATTTTTGCATGAGCCAACAGTACTTCAGTTAAAAGCTCCCATTAAAGTGTTTGGTGATCTACATGGTCAGTTCGGTGATTTGATGCGTTTGTTTGACGAATATGGATATCCTTCCACCGCTGGAGACATAACGTATGTCTTAAATCTCCATTATTAGTTTTGTTTTGCCGTTTCAATTGCTTTCTGAAAGATACATATATATAAAGCCCTTTTTTTGGCTTTTAGGTATATTGACTATTTATTCCTTGGAGATTATGTTGACCGAGGTCAACATAGTTTGGAGACCATCACTCTACTTCTTGCTCTAAAGGTGCCATTTTTTTCagtcttattttttttaaagaagtCTCATGAAGTCCGACTTTAGATGTAATGTAATATTAAAGCTACTCTTTTTtctttattatatattatttatcaGATTCAGTACCCTGATAATATCCACTTGATACGTGGGAATCATGAGGCTGCTGATATAAACGCACTCTTTGGCTTCCGTCTTGAATGCATTGAAAGAATGGTACGCATCAACACTTCATTTCTTTtctcttattttttttttgtaaatttttgttAAGATGGCAATTTTGATCCATTTTACAAATGAGTCAATTCATCTTATATCTTTTTTAACGGGTAAAATTTAGAAAGTCAGCTTAAAAGGAAGCAGGTAAATGGTGTGTTAATAAGACCCCTCCTAAATCTTTTTATTCAAAAGTTTATTATTGAAATAACATGTTTGTATTCATATCCGAGACACCAATTATTAAATTAATTAGTGTTCAATAACTAACCATTATGGCATCAGGGAGAAAACGATGGGATCTGGGCGTGGACCCGGTTCAATCAACTGTTTAACCACCTTCCCCTCGCAGCACTCatcgaaaaaaaaattatttgcaTGCATGGTGGCATAGGGCGGTCAATACATTTAGTCGAGCAAATAGAGAAAATAGAAAGACCCATAACTATGGATGCAGGATCTATCGTGTTGATGGATTTACTGTGGTAACTATAACTTCCGTTTGTTGTTACTTTTTTATTTACCAAGGTTTGATTTCTTTTCGAGACTTTCGACAGAAGTTTTATTTGGTTATTAATTTTTTGTAGGTCTGACCCCACGGAAAATGACAGCGTGGAAGGTTTGAGACCAAACGCTAGGGGACCTGGTCTTGTTACTTTTGGGGTATGCATGCGGTTTGTTTTATATAGCTATATGCAGAATTGATACTCCTTACGTCCCAAAATTATTATGTTTTTACTTAAGTGTGTTGTGAATTAGTTGTCCACTTTCAAAAATGGATATAATCTACTATTTTTTCCCATTTTACCCTTATTTCCTCTTTATCACTAAATCTTGCAAGTTGTCCAAAGCCAATTGTTTTAATAGTATAGTTTTAAACAATAATTTTATAAGTGATTACTGTGTTAAAACTAAATCTTGCAAGTTGTCCAAAGCCAATCGATTTAATAGTATAGTTTTAAAAAATTTTATAAGTAATTATTATGTTAAACATGATTACATAACTATATTATTGCAATAGTGATTAGCTTTTTGTTAATAAAGTGAACGTAAATTGTTAGTGTGAAATATGACTACAGAACTATTACTATAATAATGATCCGACTTCTAAAATAAATGTTTGTTTATAAGGTTTTGTGCATTTGAATACATCATATGACTAAAGCCATCTGACAAAATATTTCATTAGTTATTTTAGATTTACCATTTGTTAAATCGACCCATTTTGTATACAAACAGGTCATAGTTTTATCACTTTTAGATTTTACATTTCTTACTCATGAAATTTTAACTGCTTGCAGCCTGATAGGGTTTCAGATTTCTGTAAAAGGAATAAACTTCAGCTTATTATAAGAGCACATGAATGCGTAATGGATGGATTTGAAAGATTTGCTCAGGGACAATTAATTACCCTCTTTTCTGCAACCAACTATTGTGGTAAGGTTTTTAGCTTCACAATCTTTTTCTTTTAGGCAATTGTTGAGAAAAATCCTATGGACTTTTGGTGAATTTGCACGCAAGACCCTTGGCTTTATATCTGTTTGATTTATTTTTGGACTCTTTAAGACTTAACGGGAAAAAAAGTTACTTAAAGGGGGTCTATATAAAGTATAAATCGAAACCCCCCATTTTATTTGTGATTTGTTTATATTTTTCTTATAGGGTATCATGTTATATTGGATCGAGAAAGCTATCGGGCCATTAGTTACATGTATAAATTGAACCCTAAACAATTACTTTGCTCACTGTTGGGCGCTAGGGCCAAGAAACTGGTTAAAACATATTCTTTTGTGACAAATGACGGGATTATTCAAACTTAATTTAAAGCAATCATTATTTTTATATAGTCAATTTTATTTTGCTTTTAGGTTCAGTTTAGGGTCATAAATGACACAAAAAGGGTTTCCttttttgttttcatcttaaaaagTAAAAGGTCAAGTACTTAATCGTCGTAGTGTTTAAAAGGTTATAGGATATAGtaatagggagaggatcatgagaaaactctttcttcatgagaaaACTCATCAAATGATTGATATTTGTGTTGAATTTTTTTCTAGGGTTTACGGTTTAAGGTTTATGACCTAATTTTTAGAGGTTAGGGTTCAGCTTTTAGCTTTTAGAcgttagcctttagggtttagcttttaagGTTTAGTTTTTGTGGGGTTTAGGGTTTATTTTTTTAGAGTTTAGGGTTTAGTAATGGTTAGATAGAGTTCTCTCACATATAGGAGTTTTTCATGATCCCGTAATACAAAAATAAAGTCCATAGGGTTTTTCCGACAACTGCCCTTCTGTTGTAGTATATTCTGTGGTCTAATTGTTGTGTAAAAACGTGAATTCAGGGACCGCCAACAATGCTGGTGCTATATTAGTGATTGGCAGAGGATTAATGATTGTTCCGAAACTAATTCATCCATTGCCGCCTCCACTCCAGTCACCAGAAACGTCTCCAGAACGTCCCCAAGATGACACCTGGATGCAGGTACCTTCCATTAGTGGTCATTTTCAGTACAGGTCGGGTGGGTTGGGTAACAGGTTAAAATGGGTTCTAGTTGAAACCGGTCGTGGTTTGGTATGTGGGTCAAAACAAGCTTGGTTGGGTTGACCAGCATAGACTTGTTCTTTTTTTAGTTGGTAACTAATGTGGATTGACAGTACAATATTCTTACTAAAAAAACCTTCAGAAAACCATTTTGAACCcgttttagttaatttttttattcAACCTGTTTGAGATCAACACAACCAGAACCGCCcattcataagtaaatttgattGCAATTATCATCTCTATTATTTTTGAGTTCGTGAAATTTTACAATCCTGCCTTTCGAAAGTTTTAAATGCGTAAGGCTCGTTAGGACGCTAGATCGATTGTGAATCGAGTGATTCTGTAAAATGCATAATGATTGCTACATTATTCAAGAACTAGCAAACGTTTGGGTAAAATAAAATTATTTGTTGAGAATGGGTAAAAAAAGATATGAATTCTTTTCGTGATGTTTTTACTAATATGGTTTAAATTCTTGAAGTTTCACCATTTTTCTATTTAAACCTTGAACTTTTTCCCAAATGTTCTTATTTTAAAGTTCACTTTATAACAGATTTTTATATCACATTTTTTTATTACAATTTGTTTCTCTTTTCTTGTCTTTTTCCACATATCATCAACATGGATTGGTAGTGTTTATGTATTCCCACCAATAGctaagctaaggtagggtctcaggagggtaagatgtagatagCCTTACccctaccccgtaggaatagagaggctgcttccagtgagaccccggctcgatagtagttttgcatcaagtcttggacataaggcacataacacttggCAATTATCGGGACAAAGGCCGACTAGTGCATgtaccccttgtctttcggctatcaacgctaccacatgatgcatgattaaccatccgcagcttttaacgttattttcactaaattagtaaaataacgtttaAATTAGTTCAATCCCCCTCCCCCGGAGGGCCCAcacatatacattatatgtgcacactGCAAGCGGGGCGAGAGTTTATAATTGGACTATGTTATTAGGTTTATCATTATGAGCCTACGGGCCCATTAGGTATCTAGGGTTTGCATTCGGTTATCTATATATTACATTATTCAAATAATATCAATTCAGTGTTTACCATCTTATACATTTATAACATATAGTCTAATATATTATTCTTAGTCTTTTTATTATtagtagttatattatttttaaatttgTATCGTAGGAGCTTAATATTCAGAGACCGCCTACTCCCACAAGGGGCCGTCCGCAAGATCATGATAGGTCCTCGCTTGCATATATATGATCGATCGACCAGCTTTCAGCATTTTTTGCAGTTCAAAATTCAGAAACTTGCCAAATGGTAGCAGATTGATTTTGTAATTTATAGAGAATCTCATCATCACCGAGGAATTGTAATTTGATTTAGTGCAGAATGACAATGTCTTTGTACATGTAAATTCTTATGTCATATAGTATTTACATTGTTGGTCCAACAAGGAATTCAAACATTTTGCTCTTAGGTTAGAAGTGATCAACTTTTATAAACCAATTGTGATTGTAGTTTTGGTGTGTTGTGTCATGGTTAAAGCTTATTTGAGCCAGTCTCTAAAATCAAGTTTGATTTGAATTCTCTTTATTTGTGCATGGTTTCAAATCACTGTTATTGAGCGTTGCAATCTTTCCATGGTTGTCCTTGGTTAGGGTGAAAACCTCTTTTGGTCAGTTGGCTTGTCATGCAACAACGCTTTCTGACTCTCGTGCGGCAACTTAGATTTACTCGGTTAAGCCTTTTGCGGAGCGGGACAATGTGGACACATCCGCAAACATCTGTagctgaagaggtggaccaaacctctcagtctgcaaaaagaaaaaaaagactTTTTTAACTTCTTCAATCCATAACAAACACAAACTctaatcaaacaatttatcaagaTCAACAACAATTATAgtcaaacaaacaaaaactcAGTTTGAAAAGTATACCAGAAAGTGTTGATGCAATTCataaaattaaacaaaaataaacaaccactaattaacataaataaacagCCCCAAACTATCAACagtcaatttaaaaaaaaaacaacaaaactcAACAGGATGAAATCGAACAACTTGCAGTTTTTAATTAGCCTTTTGAAGTTGTTAAACCCTTAAAAAATACAAACATTTTGGTTCATAGGCAACCAAACATGCCTCTTGCAGACTTTCAAGAATTATAATACTTCTAAAATTCTTATAATCAATACATTATCAAACAATGGAAAGAAAAATTATGCCTTTAACACGCAACAACCGCACAATTAACATAACAAAGTGTACCAGGAGCAGCGGCGGCATGGCAGGGGAGGAGGGAAGCGACGGCAGAGGTTTCGACGGTGCATGAAGGGAAGGAGGGGAGCGACGCTGTGTGGAGGGGAGAAAGAGCTAGGGTTTTTTTGGGGGTGTTTATGTTTGTGGTATCTAGGCAAAAAGAAAGAATGGGGAAGATGTTTGAAGACTTGAGTCCACATCTGCCCCAAGAAGAGGACGCGCAAACCTTTTTAAATTAAAGGTCTTCGAGAAAACAGTCTCCAGACCCAAAGGTCTGTGCGTGATCTGCGCGACGCAGAAATAAGAGGTCTAGAAGCTATTCTTGAaaaaaacaaacagccccttaataaAAGGATCGATACACAAGAAACGGATGTATAAAACCAAGGTTTATAACTTAGTAAACAATGCAAAGCAAACCAAACGTACCCCGCTAATAGCAGAGCTATTGGTACTTGGTAGGGCATATGAAGAGCGTGATCAGAACAAACGTCACTCCTATCACAAAAGATGGAAAGACTTCAAGACATAACGTACCTAACAAAGTGAATTGGCTTGAGCATAATTAATTGGCTTCTGAAGCGAAATTCAAACGAGCTTCAAGCAAATTACAAACCACAAGCGATTTGAACATCTTTAACTAAAAAACGATAATTTGTTCAACAAAGAGTTTATATGGAACAGTCGGTGATCAACATATGGTTCCTTCCTATTTAACAGGAAATAGATGATATTGTCTCTTGAAACCCACCACATTAGAGAGCAAATGTTAATACATGTTTGACCGAAACATTTAAAACCTAAAAACCTTAAGATATCATAATATTACAAGATGGACAACAAACTACATATCATTCTAATTCAACCCCTAACTTGACTGTCCTTAGCTTTCTACCCCTGCACAACCAAAATCCATCATTAAATTAAAATCATACAATTATTTTCATAATACATATCTGAAATCATATTTGATGCAAATAATTATGCGATAAAAATGACAACCCCGCACATCGCGACTCATCACCCATTCCGTCTGTACTGAATAATCCGGAAGTAATTTGTTATTATATGTATAACGTATGTACACCTATATGACACATTACTACCTAAGTATTTAAAAGTTTTCACTAAGGCCCCTCAAATATTAACAACTTTAGGGACCACCCGAGTATATGAAATATACCAGAATACTCCTAAATTTAATACTGCCATCTCCATAATTGTAGAATGACAGAAATACCCCTGAATCTACTCGAATATGTTTTCACAACCCATCTAGAATTGATTCTTACGAGTAGATAAATGGATGTTTTTGTCTTGTCATTTTTCTAGTTGTGTGGCCTAAATGAGAACTTTTGAGCGCATAAACACTACACACACACGTGTCTAGGCGTGGGTTCAAATAAGACCCACTAAATACTCGAGGAACTATTTGTGAAATCATAAGGAACTATGTACATGTATTTATGTACGTTTTATCAATATGTCTCTATCATAGTCATAGTTATCAAAAGCGTGCGCTTTTGGCGCCTAGGCGTTTTTTCTGGGCGATTCCCAGTAATTGCGCTTTTGCTTCCAAGCTAATTATAGCGCAGCCTAAATCCTATTGATATTTAATATTTTTCTTTATTAAGTCGTAATATCCCCTTTTTCTGCAGTATTTATAGGGATTTTACTAACAAATGATATCACTAAAGATCAAAATCTCGTTTAGTAATATTCAGTTTGTATTAATTCGTAAATTCCACTTTTTTCTGCAGTATTTATAGGGCTTTACTGCAGTATTTTTTTGCTTACTCTTTTATTACTTTAATGAACTATTTGTTTTCGAATATTAACATGTTGGTTTTGAGTATTTTGTTATCTAAGACTTTTTAAATGCGAGTATGAAcatttttgttttggttttgagtACTTTATTGCTTTAAtgaactttttaatttttttttatttaagtgcgctttttttttctcaggcccacgctttttttgcgcctatcGCCTAGGCCCTAAGCGGAGCCTAAGCGCCTTGAGTGCGCTTCGCGCCTTTGATAACTATGATCATAGTTGTTAATTGTGAaaagcgacaaatagcgataaggtatCTATTAtcctacatagcgaatagcgataaatatAGGGCACTATTTTATCCacagcgatacactagaaaaaaaattaattttttttatatgtatattatatcaaaatacctagtgtatatatgctattttacatgtatatttaacaaaaacctaaaatccagctattttataagCTATATTTAATCGCTATttgtatttaaaataaaaaaattaaaaaaattaaaaaataacgAAATTCCGCTATTTATGGCTATATACTCTGTAGCGACCTTCGACCTATACGCTACGCTTTTtgctatagcgaccgctattgacaactatggtcTCTATGTGAGCGTAAGCATGTGTGTGTGTATGCatataaataaatatgtataaACACACACCTGGTGTCTTTGATGTCTGCTGTCTGTTCTCATCTCTTGAAACTCTTAGAGCCCTGAGTTTAGCAGAAGCTCGAATCGATTGTATTAAAGGCACCTGATCATCTTCATCCACTTgattttcttcatcatcatcatgatcagACGCGTTTATTTCATCCTCGTCTTCACTTGAACTTTTCTCATCAAACAATTTTTTCCCTTCAATCTTCGGATTCTTACGAGGCCGACCACGCCCCCTTTTAACCGTCGTCCCTTCTCTCACCTCCCTCTCATCTGGAAATcgtaaataaaataacaattaacTCAAATCTTAAAATCAGAATTTGGTTGGGCAGGTTGACCAGTTATATAAAGGAgcaatttcatatatacccttacaaacttgcaaaatatcatatatactATACCCCTGCACCAttataaatatcatatatacaCAATTCAtcaaaaataatttaataaaagacaattttacccttatttttctaAAACTTTGAAATATTATATTTACTCATTTCTAGCTTAAAATATTTAGCTTCAATATTATATATATGGAGAATACAATTGTTTATgggtaaaaataaatttaagcttAAAAATGTGTTGTATAAAAATATGAAAGTAAAAGATGAGCATATATGAAAACTTTATagattgtttttaataaattgggtatatttgatattttaactGTTTTGTAAAGGcatatatgatatttttagttttggttgggtatatatgaaaattttcaagtttgtaagggtatatatgaaattaatccTATAAACATAGCCAAAAATATCCACCTAAAGTCGAAAAGTGTTTAGAATAAACTAGCAAACCTTCATTTTTAGAATATTTCTCACGTAAGCTTTCTACAAAAGTTTTGTAGGGGCGCCAGCCACTTGGATCTTCATCCATGTTGACATTCCTTGTTACGCCTTGAAGATTTGTTAAACTGcttatgaaaaaaataatattagTACTTGAGCATAATGAATGCTTGAGAATATTGCCCCAAGATTAAAAGATACTGTACTTACATGCCATATATATCGTTCTTAGAAAGTTTGGATGCAAAAGTTATAACAGCGCATGTCAAAAAGGACAGACGAGCTGGTACATTCATGAAGGCGTAAGCAACTCCCTCGTTCACaatttttaaaattatgttttgtgAATTTTGACGCGCAGCAATACTGACAAAGAAGCCAGAAAGCCGACTTGCCAAGTCTTTGCATTCCTTGAGTCTTCTGGCAGATAAGGATTCATCGTAAGTATCAAGTACGGTCAAGTAGCGTACATGTGCCTGGTCAAAAAACATTAACTAATTAGTATCAATAATGAAAAAACaactaaataaaaaatataatagtAATGAAAACTAACTGTGCCAATTTCAACCCGTGACTATTTTTCAATCCGAAACAAGTAAAAAATGAACTTACTTAAAAAAAGTAACAGGTCAAATGCAATAAATTTGTCTATTATTGTGAACTTTTATCTACAAATGGCCATTAAATAGAGAAGAACAAATGAAAAACATTAACTTAGCTTTTATTTAATCTAAAGGTAAAAAAGTACTTTAGTATTTACATTTTACATAGaacctttttctttccttttctcctcttataaaaaaaaaaaaaaaaaaaactaaatcaaGCATTATATAATATCCTTGTGTCAGTGACGGACTCTAAAAGGCAATATTTACTAATAGTTAAgctaataaaaaatataaaagtattATGTTTAGTAAGAGATGAGTGTTAGTGTGTTACATGTTTCAGTGCCTTCGAAAATATCTCAGAGACATCTTCGTCCTTTTTTCTAATGTTGACAATCAGAAATTTAACTACTTCAGCCACAGTTGGCCCATGCATGGTATAATGAGAAATAATCTCTGGGGCAAGATGCTCCTGCATTATAAGCCATAAAAAATGTcaggaaaaaattaaaaaaaaaatagggaGAGGATCGTGAGAAAACTCGAGAAAAAACGATCCATATGTGTATTGATTTTTTTTATGGGGTTTAGTTTTTAAGGTTTAATTTTTAGAggttagggtttagctttagcaTTTAGTTTTTagagtttagggtttagcttttgggggtttagggtttagggatTAGAGTTTAGTAATGGTTAGATAGAGTTTTCTCACAAAGAGGAGTTTTCACatgatccctaccctatatatatatatatatatatatagatgtagAAAACATGTCAGTAACCTTAGGAACAGCTCCAGTTGCAACTAATTTAGCAGCAGCAATCATTACGGCATCTCGATTTAACTCTTCTATGTATTCTTTATTAGCATCTTCATCTTCGGTCTCATCTGCAGGTTTGTTCAAGGATCCCTTCATACAAGTGGCAACTATAGTAACATAGAAAACTTCAAACGGTTATGTTACCTGAAATATCAAGTTGCTGCTCACAAAGCTTCCAAA from Helianthus annuus cultivar XRQ/B chromosome 10, HanXRQr2.0-SUNRISE, whole genome shotgun sequence harbors:
- the LOC110884156 gene encoding serine/threonine-protein phosphatase BSL1 codes for the protein MASKPWLQPAPTYTPFDTFSDTQDDAPGPRCAHTLTAVAPTKSHGPRLILFGGATAIEGGVSSPVPGIRLAGVTNSVHSYDVITRKWTRIRPSGEPPSPRAAHAAAAVGTMVVFQGGIGPAGHSTDDLYVLDMSNDKFKWHRLVVQGPGPGPRYGHVMDLVAQRYLVTVSGNDGKRVLSDAWALDTAKKPYAWQKLNPEGDKPSARMYATASARSDGMFLLCGGRDTSGTPLADAYGLLMHRNGQWEWTLAPGVAPSSRYQHASVFVGARLHVTGGVVRGGRAVDGEAAVAVLDTAAGVWLDRHGLVTAPRGNKGQAEDPSLELMRRCRHAAASVGVRLYVYGGLRGEVLLGDFLVAENSPFQSDVNTPVLTTEKGSNVSSPRISNLNPFDPLSSDNGHQSPSSTGLSMDKESMDKLVEASAAEAEAANAVWQAAQAQAANGDPSVADDNSQPAESCSDGSDGEGDVRLHPRAVVVAKEAVGNLGGLVRQLSLDQFENESRRMIPLQNDTSPSAKKFTRQKSPQGLHKKVISTLLRPRNWKPPANRRFFLDSYEVGELCYAAEQIFLHEPTVLQLKAPIKVFGDLHGQFGDLMRLFDEYGYPSTAGDITYIDYLFLGDYVDRGQHSLETITLLLALKIQYPDNIHLIRGNHEAADINALFGFRLECIERMGENDGIWAWTRFNQLFNHLPLAALIEKKIICMHGGIGRSIHLVEQIEKIERPITMDAGSIVLMDLLWSDPTENDSVEGLRPNARGPGLVTFGPDRVSDFCKRNKLQLIIRAHECVMDGFERFAQGQLITLFSATNYCGTANNAGAILVIGRGLMIVPKLIHPLPPPLQSPETSPERPQDDTWMQELNIQRPPTPTRGRPQDHDRSSLAYI